From the Streptomyces sp. NBC_00390 genome, the window GGTGCCGGGGCGGGGGCGGGGGCCGGGATCCGCTGGCCGTAGAGGACCTGTTCCATCGCGGACATCAGACGCATCACATCCTGTTCGGGGCGCACGACCAGGCGTACGAAGCGGCTGGAGCTGCCGATCTTGTTGCCGCATTCGCGGATCAGGACGCCGTGTTCGGCGAGCAGCCGGTCGCGCAGAATCGACCCGTCGGCGCCCTCGGGCAGCCTGACGTACACGAAGTTGCCCTGGGAGGGATAAACCGTCAGGCCCGGCAGCTGGGACAGCCGCCACATCATCTCCTGCCGGTCGCGGCGCACCTGCTGGAGGCTCTCGGCATACTCCTGGCGGTGCTCCTTGAGCATGAACACCACGGTCTCGGCGAAGGAGTTGAGGTTCCACTTGGGCAGGGCGGCCCGCACTCTGCCCGCGAGCTGCGGGTTGGAGACGAGATAGCCGAAGCGCACGCCGTGCAGGCCGAAGTTCTTGCCCAGGCTGCGCAGCACGATCACATTCGTCCGCAGCACCGCTTCCGCCACGATGCTCGGGTCCTGGTCGGCATCGGCGAACTCGAGGAAGGACTCGTCGACGACGACCAGGTCCAGGTCCTGGAGCGAGTCGACGAGCGAGAGCACCTGCTGCTTGGTGAGGAGTCCGCCGTCCGGGTTGTTGGGATTGCAGATGACGGCGGCGCGGGAGCCGCGGGTGCGGATGAACTGGACGAAGGACTGCGGGTCGAGCTCGAAGCCGCGCGCTTCGGGAAGGAGAAGCATGTCCACCCGCTTGCCCGTCTCCATCGGCTGGTCGGTCCAGCGGCCGAACGTGGGCACGGGTACGGCGAGGGATTCACGGACCAGCAAGTGGTCGATCCAGGTGATGAGTTCGGTGGAGCCGTTGCCCATCGCGACGGTCTGCGGGTTGAGTCCGAGGACCTGGCACAGCTCGGCGGTGATCGTGTCGGCGCTGCTCGGGTAGTAGGTGAGGATGTCACGGAGGCTGTCGCCCAGCCGCTCGAACATGGCAGGGGTGGGGAAGTACGGGTTGCAGGGGATGCAGAAGTCCACGATCTCGCCGGCCGCGCCGCCGCCTGCCCGGTTGAGCGTGAAGTAGGACGGGCTGTGCGCGGTTGAACTGCGGAAAAGTGCGGTGACATTGCTGCCGGCCAAGACATGCCTCCCCTGCCTGGAACGGCCCGCGATGAGTCGGGCCCCCCTGAGATACGGATGGGGCAGGTCCGGTGTTCAAGAGGCACGGGCGCCGGGCAGCCCGGACCGGCCGTGGACGGCTGGTGATCTGTCTCACATTCCCTCGTCTCCCCGTGATGGTTGTGACCTCCGGTGCGCTGGGTACTGCGGTACGTCCAAGAGACGGGTGTGCCACACAGATACTTCTCTGAGAGGTGGGGCACTTGAGCCCGCGTACGTCGCACGCGTACCGACCCTTGAGCATGAGACGCCGAGCCTGGCTGACGCTCGGCGCCGTCGTCCTCGGCGGGGCGGGGATCGTCACCATCGCCACGGCCAACCCGTCGGAACCGGTCAAGAAGCCGCACCGGCTTCAGGAGCGGGCCGCCAAGCTGCGCACACTCCAGCTCGCCAAGGGCGGTGCGAAGGAACGCGAGTTGCCGGCCACCGGCACCGCGCCCTTCTCGCTCGTCGGCATCGGATGGGACGGCGCCGCCAAGGTCGACGGCACGGCCGAGGTGCGCACGCGGGACGCCGAGACCGGCAAGTGGTCCGGCTGGCAGCCGCTCGAGCTGGACGCGCACGGGCCGGACACCCCCGAGGGCACCGGGCACGGGGCCTCCGATCCGCTGTGGGTCGGGCCCTCCACCGCGGTGCAGGTACGGGTCGACGGGCACAGGACGCTGCCGAAGAACCTGAAGCTGCACATGGTCGACCCCGGCGTGAGCAAGGCCGAGG encodes:
- a CDS encoding pyridoxal phosphate-dependent aminotransferase, translating into MAGSNVTALFRSSTAHSPSYFTLNRAGGGAAGEIVDFCIPCNPYFPTPAMFERLGDSLRDILTYYPSSADTITAELCQVLGLNPQTVAMGNGSTELITWIDHLLVRESLAVPVPTFGRWTDQPMETGKRVDMLLLPEARGFELDPQSFVQFIRTRGSRAAVICNPNNPDGGLLTKQQVLSLVDSLQDLDLVVVDESFLEFADADQDPSIVAEAVLRTNVIVLRSLGKNFGLHGVRFGYLVSNPQLAGRVRAALPKWNLNSFAETVVFMLKEHRQEYAESLQQVRRDRQEMMWRLSQLPGLTVYPSQGNFVYVRLPEGADGSILRDRLLAEHGVLIRECGNKIGSSSRFVRLVVRPEQDVMRLMSAMEQVLYGQRIPAPAPAPAPEPLAPMLAPAAPARPQPQPQPQPQPVMAAAGALPPMLALAQQPVAARGLAPAPAPMTAAAARAMTAGYTSGTPAVDRLVSQG